A section of the Ovis canadensis isolate MfBH-ARS-UI-01 breed Bighorn chromosome 1, ARS-UI_OviCan_v2, whole genome shotgun sequence genome encodes:
- the HAX1 gene encoding HCLS1-associated protein X-1 — MSLFDLFRGFFGFSGPRSHRDPFFGGMTRDEDEDDEEEEEEGVTWGRGNSRFEGPQPPEEFSFGFSFSPGGGMRFHDNFGFDDLVRDFNNIFSEMGAWTLPSRPPELPGPESETPGERRQEGQTLRDSMLKYPDSHQPKIFGGGLESDARSESPKPAPDWGPQRPFHRFDDTWPVTPHSRAREDNDLDSQVSQEGLGPVLQPQPKTYFKSVSVTKITKPDGTIEERRTVVDSEGRKETTVTHQEAGGSPRDGPESPTPPSLDDSSSILDLFLGRWFRSR; from the exons ATGAGCCTTTTTGACCTCTTTCGGGGCTTTTTCGGCTTTTCTGGACCTCGGAG CCACAGAGATCCCTTTTTTGGAGGAATGACTCGCGATGAAGACGAAGAtgatgaggaagaggaagaagaaggagtCACGTGGGGCCGTGGGAACTCGAGGTTTGAGGGTCCCCAGCCCCCTGAGGAATTTAGCtttggcttcagcttcagcccggGAGGAGGAATGCGTTTCCACGATAACTTCGGCTTTGATGACCTAGTACGGGATTTCAACAACATCTTCAGCGAGATGGGGGCCTGGACCTTGCCTTCCCGCCCTCCTG AACTTCCAGGTCCTGAGTCAGAGACACCTGGTGAGAGACGGCAGGAAGGACAGACGCTTCGGGACTCAATGCTTAAGTATCCAGATAGTCACCAGCCCAAGATCTTTGGTGGGGGCTTGGAGAGTGATGCAAGATCTGAATCCCCCAAACCAGCACCAGACTGGGGCCCCCAGAGACCTTTTCATAGG TTCGATGATACGTGGCCTGTGACCCCCCACTCTAGAGCCAGAGAAGACAATG ATCTTGATtcccaggtttctcaggagggtcTTGGCCCAGTTCTGCAGCCCCAACCCAAAACCTATTTCAAGAGTGTCTCTGTGACCAAGATCACTAAGCCAGATGGG ACTATAGAGGAGCGCCGGACTGTGGTGGACAGCGAGGGCCGGAAAGAGACCACAGTAACCCATCAAGAGGCAGGCGGCAGTCCTAGAGATG GTCCAGAATCACCAACACCTCCATCCTTGGATGATTCCTCTTCCATCCTGGATTTGTTCCTAGGACGTTGGTTCCGGTCCCGGTAG
- the AQP10 gene encoding LOW QUALITY PROTEIN: aquaporin-10 (The sequence of the model RefSeq protein was modified relative to this genomic sequence to represent the inferred CDS: inserted 1 base in 1 codon; substituted 1 base at 1 genomic stop codon), with product MESGDQGQGVPTSVSIQSPVEVKDRLQIRSLPARQCLAEFLAVSVLMLLIQGSSAQAVTSGGTKKNFFTVFLAGSPGVMLATYVSGNVSGAHLNPAFSLPMCLRGHLPWARFLIYSLVQLLSVFCASGVPYALYDDALQNYTGGSRTVTGPKETASIFATYPVPYLSLSNGFLDHVLGTXMLMVGKAILDTQNKGAPAGLEPVVVGLLILAITLSVGANCELPIXPAQDLGPQLFAYIAGWGPEVFSAGNGWWWVPVMGPLVGGMLGTAISQLLVAQHHPEDSEPSQDLECAQQEASGSGSPAATQLQESKL from the exons ATGGAGAGTGGTGACCAGGGACAGGGTGTCCCCACTTCGGTCTCCATTCAGTCTCCGGTTGAAGTCAAGGACAGGCTCCAGATCCGCAGCCTCCCGGCCCGGCAGTGCCTGGCGGAGTTTCTGGCTGTGTCTGTGCTCATG CTCCTCATACAGGGGTCTTCGGCCCAGGCTGTCACCAGTGGAGGAACCAAAAAAAACTTCTTTACCGTGTTTCTGGCTGGCTCTCCGGGCGTTATGCTAGCCACCTATGTGAGTGGTAATGTCTCAG GGGCCCACCTGAATCCAGCCTTCTCCCTGCCCATGTGCCTCCGGGGACACCTCCCCTGGGCCAGGTTTCTCATTTACTCCCTGGTGCAGTTGCTGTCTGTGTTCTGTGCTTCTGGAGTCCCCTACGCTCTCTATGACG ATGCCCTACAGAACTACACAGGTGGGAGCCGGACAGTGACTGGTCCCAAGGAGACGGCTTCCATCTTTGCCACCTACCCTGTCCCCTACCTGTCTCTGAGCAATGGCTTCCTGGATCAC GTTCTGGGCACCTGAATGCTGATGGTGGGGAAGGCCATCCTAGACACACAGAACAAGGGAGCGCCTGCAGGTCTGGAGCCTGTGGTAGTGGGGTTACTGATCCTGGCCATCACGCTATCCGTGGGTGCCAACTGTGAGCTCCCAA AACCTGCCCAGGACCTCGGCCCACAGCTTTTCGCCTACATAGCTGGCTGGGGCCCTGAAGTCTTCAG TGCTGGCAATGGTTGGTGGTGGGTTCCTGTGATGGGCCCTCTAGTGGGGGGCATGCTTGGCACAGCCATATCCCAGCTGCTGGTGGCACAGCACCATCCTGAGGACTCAGAGCCATCTCAGGATCTAGAGTGTGCCCAACAGGAAGCCTCAGGCTCCGGAAGTCCGGCCGCAACTCAGCTGCAGGAGAGTAAGCTGTGA